A window from Citrus sinensis cultivar Valencia sweet orange chromosome 3, DVS_A1.0, whole genome shotgun sequence encodes these proteins:
- the LOC102610854 gene encoding uncharacterized protein LOC102610854 isoform X1 — MKSRDTLTYLLIIIYSIAAVSADSIHGCGGFVEASSSLIKSRKATDARLDYSHVTVELRTLDGLVKESTQCAPNGYYFIPVYDKGSFVIKVNGPEGWSWNPDKVAVTVDDTGCNGNEDINFRFTGFTLLGRVVGAIGGESCLDKGGGPSNVNVELLSHSGDLISSVITSSEGSYLFKNIIPGKYKLRASHPNLSVEVRGSTEVELGFENGEVDDIFFAPGYEIRGLVVAQGNPILGVHIYLYSDDVGNVDCPQGSGNALGERKALCHAVSDADGKFMFKSVPCGQYELVPHYKGENTVFDVSPSLVSMSVRHQHVTVPEKFQVTGFSVGGRVVDENDMGVEGVKILVDGHERSITDRDGYYKLDQVTSNRYTIEAVKVHYKFNKLKEYMVLPNMASIADIKAISYDICGVVRTVGSGNKVKVALTHGPDKVKPQVKQTDNNGNFCFEVPPGEYRLSAMAATPESSSGILFLPPYADVVVKSPLLNIEFSQALVNVLGNVACKERCGPLVTVTLMRLGQKHYDGTEKKTVSLTDDSDQFLFRDVLPGKYRLEVKRTSREASSMEDNWCWEQSFIGVDVGTNDVKGVEFVQKGYWLNVISTHDVDAYMTQQDGSHVPLKVKKGSQHICVESPGVHNLHFVNPCVFFGSPVLKMDTSNPSPIYLKGEKYQLRGHINVQSRSPIGVHELPENIIVDILNGDGSISNRTTATLTSPANDQTSYAVYGFSLWANLGDQLTFVPRDPRGNEEKKILFYPRQRQVSVTNDGCQALIPAFSGRLGLYTEGSVSPPLSGVNIRIIAAEDSQIASLKKGHLALETSTGADGSFIGGPLYDDITYNVEASKPGYYLRQVGPNSFSCQKLSQISVRIYSKDDAGEPIPSVLLSLSGDDGYRNNSVSWAGGSFHFDNLFPGNFYLRPLLKEYAFSPPAQAIELGSGESREVIFQATRVAYSATGTITLLSGQPKDGVSVEARSESKGYYEETVTDTSGSYRLRGLHPDTTYVIKVVKKDGFGSTKIERASPESVTVKVGSGDIKGLDFLVFEQPEKTILSGHVEGNRIKELNSHLLVEIKSASDTSKVESVISLPMSNFFQVKDLPKGKHLLQLRSSLPSSTHRFESEIIEVDLEKNAQIHVGPLRYSVEENHHKQDLTPAPVFPLIVGVSVIGLFISMPRLKDLYQAAMGIPTPGFIATAKKEARKPVVRKKTY, encoded by the exons atgaagagcaGGGATACACTAACTTATCTCCTGATCATAATTTACTCAATTGCTGCCGTCTCCGCTGATTCGATCCATGGTTGTGGCGGATTCGTCGAG GCGAGTTCATCCTTGATAAAATCGAGGAAAGCAACGGATGCAAGATTGGATTATTCTCATGTTACT gTTGAACTGCGTACATTGGATGGACTGGTGAAGGAGAGTACCCAGTGTGCTCCCAATGGTTATTACTTTATTCCAGTATATGACAAG GGTTCTTTTGTGATTAAAGTCAACGGACCGGAAGGATGGTCATGGAACCCAGATAAG GTGGCAGTCACTGTTGATGATACTGGTTGCAACGGTAACGAAGACATTAATTTTCGATTCACTGG gtTTACCCTATTGGGTAGAGTTGTGGGAGCCATTGGTGGAGAGAGCTGTCTTGATAAAGGTGGAGGTCCTTCAAATGTGAATGTTGAACTTCTGTCTCATAGTGGTGATCTCATATCATCGGTCATAACATCATCGGAAGGGAGTTACTTGTTCAAAAACATCATTCCAG GAAAATACAAATTACGTGCTTCACATCCAAATTTAAGTGTTGAAGTCAGAGGTTCCACGGAG gTGGAATTAGGGTTTGAAAATGGTGAAGTTGACGATATTTTCTTTGCCCCTGGGTATGAAATCCGTGGGCTCGTTGTTGCTCAG GGAAATCCAATATTGGGAGTGCACATATATTTGTATTCAGATGATGTTGGTAACGTAGACTGTCCACAAGGTTCTGGTAATGCCCTGGGAGAAAGAAAAGCTCTCTGTCATGCTGTATCGGATGCTGATGGAAAGTTCATGTTTAAATCAGTGCCTTGCG GACAATATGAACTTGTACCTCACTACAAGGGCGAGAATACAGTATTTGATGTTTCCCCTTCTCTCGTGTCAATGTCTGTTAGGCATCAACATGTGACAGTTCCTGAAAAGTTCCAG GTCACAGGATTTTCTGTTGGGGGTCGTGTAGTTGATGAAAATGACATGGGAGTGGAAGGTGTCAAAATATTAGTTGATGGTCATGAGAGGTCTATTACGGACAGGGATGGCTATTATAAGCTTGATCAG GTCACATCAAATCGCTATACAATAGAGGCAGTGAAGGTTCACTACAAGTTCAACAAACTGAAGGAGTATATG GTTTTGCCAAATATGGCTTCAATTGCTGATATAAAAGCCATTTCTTATGACATTTGTGGGGTAGTTCGGACGGTTGGTTCAGGCAACAAGGTTAAG GTAGCATTGACTCATGGACCGGATAAAGTCAAGCCTCAAGTGAAACAGACAGATAATAATGGAAACTTCTGCTTTGAG GTTCCACCAGGTGAATACCGCTTATCTGCAATGGCTGCTACACCTGAGAGCTCTTCGGGAATTCTATTTTTACCACCTTATGCAGATGTAGTAGTCAAGAGTCCATTGTTAAACATTGAATTTTCTCAG GCACTGGTCAATGTGCTTGGTAATGTAGCTTGCAAGGAGAGATGTGGTCCACTTGTGACCGTTACCCTAATGAGATTGGGTCAAAAACATTATGATGGGACAGAGAAAAAGACTGTTAGTTTGACTGATGATAGTGATCAGTTTCTCTTTCGTGATGTTCTCCCTGGAAAATACAGGCTCGAG GTCAAACGCACTTCCCGAGAAGCTTCGTCCATGGAAGATAATTGGTGCTGGGAGCAGAGCTTCATTGGTGTGGATGTTGGCACTAATGATGTTAAAGGTGTTGAATTCGTTCAGAAGGGTTATTGGTTAAATGTTATATCCACTCACGACGTAGATGCTTACATGACTCAACAAGATGGCTCACATGTTCCTTTGAAAGTGAAG AAAGGTTCACAGCATATATGTGTCGAATCTCCTGGGGTTCATAACCTTCACTTTGTTAATCCATGCGTCTTCTTTGGGAGTCCGGTACTGAAGATGGACACATCAAACCCATCG CCTATTTATCTCAAAGGGGAGAAATATCAACTCAGAGGACATATCAATGTTCAGTCTAGGTCACCTATTGGTGTACATGAATTACCTGAAAATATCATTGTGGACATTCTCAATGGTGATGGCAGTATTAGTAATAGAACAACGGCCACACTTACATCCCCTGCAAATGATCAAACAAGCTATGCTGTTTACGGATTTTCTTTGTGGGCTAACCTTGGAGACCAACTCACTTTTGTTCCTAGGGACCCAAG GGgtaatgaagaaaagaaaatcttgtTTTATCCTAGACAACGTCAG GTCTCTGTGACAAATGATGGTTGCCAAGCTTTAATCCCCGCTTTCTCTGGTCGACTAGGGCTGTACACTGAGGGATCAGTTTCTCCCCCACTTTCTGGTGTTAATATAAGGATTATTGCTGCAGAAGACAGCCAAATTGCTTCATTGAAGAAAGGTCATTTAGCACTTGAAACTTCTACTGGGGCAGATGGTTCCTTTATTGGGGGTCCTCTTTATGACGATATAACCTACAACGTTGAGGCTTCAAAG CCTGGCTATTATCTGAGACAAGTAGGTCCAAATTCTTTCTCTTGTCAGAAGCTTAGCCAAATATCTGTACGCATATATTCTAAAGATGATGCTGGAGAACCTATTCCTTCCGTGCTATTATCACTGAGTGGTGATGATGGTTATAGGAATAACTCAGTATCTTGGGCTGGCGGAAGTTTTCACTTTGATAACCTATTTCCTGGGAATTTCTACCTGCGTCCTCTACTCAAG GAGTATGCTTTTTCACCTCCGGCACAGGCAATAGAACTTGGTTCTGGGGAGTCTAGAGAAGTGATTTTCCAAGCAACCCGTGTTGCTTACAG TGCTACAGGTACAATAACCCTGTTGTCTGGCCAGCCAAAAGATGGCGTGTCAGTCGAAGCACGTTCAGAGTCAAAAGGCTACTATGAGGAGACAGTGACGGATACATCTGGAAGTTATCGTCTCAGAGGATTGCATCCTGACACAACTTACGTAATCAAAGTAGTCAAAAAGGATGGCTTTGGTAGTACTAAAATTGAGCGTGCATCTCCTGAATCTGTTACTGTGAAG GTTGGATCTGGTGATATCAAGGGATTGGACTTTTTGGTCTTTGAACAGCCAGAGAAGACTATTTTAAGTGGCCACGTTGAAGGAAATAGAATCAAAGAACTAAATTCACATCTCCTGGTGGAAATCAAGTCAGCTAGTGACACGTCTAAGGTGGAGTCTGTTATTTCGCTACCAATGTCCAACTTCTTCCAGGTGAAGGACTTACCCAAGGGTAAGCATCTTCTGCAGCTGAGATCTAGTCTCCCATCAAGCACCCATAGATTTGAATCGGAGATTATTGAAGTTGATCTAGAGAAAAATGCACAAATTCATGTGGGTCCACTCAGATACAGTGTTGAAGAGAATCATCACAAACAG GACTTAACTCCTGCACCAGTATTTCCCCTTATTGTTGGAGTATCAGTGATTGGTCTTTTTATCAGTATGCCAAG ATTGAAGGATCTATACCAAGCTGCAATGGGAATTCCAACACCTGGGTTTATTGCGACTGCAAAAAAGGAAGCACGGAAGCCAGTTGTGAGAAAGAAGACATACTGA
- the LOC102610854 gene encoding uncharacterized protein LOC102610854 isoform X2: MKSRDTLTYLLIIIYSIAAVSADSIHGCGGFVEASSSLIKSRKATDARLDYSHVTVELRTLDGLVKESTQCAPNGYYFIPVYDKGSFVIKVNGPEGWSWNPDKVAVTVDDTGCNGNEDINFRFTGFTLLGRVVGAIGGESCLDKGGGPSNVNVELLSHSGDLISSVITSSEGSYLFKNIIPGKYKLRASHPNLSVEVRGSTEVELGFENGEVDDIFFAPGYEIRGLVVAQGNPILGVHIYLYSDDVGNVDCPQGSGNALGERKALCHAVSDADGKFMFKSVPCGQYELVPHYKGENTVFDVSPSLVSMSVRHQHVTVPEKFQVTGFSVGGRVVDENDMGVEGVKILVDGHERSITDRDGYYKLDQVTSNRYTIEAVKVHYKFNKLKEYMVLPNMASIADIKAISYDICGVVRTVGSGNKVKVALTHGPDKVKPQVKQTDNNGNFCFEVPPGEYRLSAMAATPESSSGILFLPPYADVVVKSPLLNIEFSQALVNVLGNVACKERCGPLVTVTLMRLGQKHYDGTEKKTVSLTDDSDQFLFRDVLPGKYRLEVKRTSREASSMEDNWCWEQSFIGVDVGTNDVKGVEFVQKGYWLNVISTHDVDAYMTQQDGSHVPLKVKKGSQHICVESPGVHNLHFVNPCVFFGSPVLKMDTSNPSPIYLKGEKYQLRGHINVQSRSPIGVHELPENIIVDILNGDGSISNRTTATLTSPANDQTSYAVYGFSLWANLGDQLTFVPRDPRGNEEKKILFYPRQRQVSVTNDGCQALIPAFSGRLGLYTEGSVSPPLSGVNIRIIAAEDSQIASLKKGHLALETSTGADGSFIGGPLYDDITYNVEASKPGYYLRQVGPNSFSCQKLSQISVRIYSKDDAGEPIPSVLLSLSGDDGYRNNSVSWAGGSFHFDNLFPGNFYLRPLLKEYAFSPPAQAIELGSGESREVIFQATRVAYSATGTITLLSGQPKDGVSVEARSESKGYYEETVTDTSGSYRLRGLHPDTTYVIKVVKKDGFGSTKIERASPESVTVKVGSGDIKGLDFLVFEQPEKTILSGHVEGNRIKELNSHLLVEIKSASDTSKVESVISLPMSNFFQVKDLPKGKHLLQLRSSLPSSTHRFESEIIEVDLEKNAQIHVGPLRYSVEENHHKQDLTPAPVFPLIVGVSVIGLFISMPR; this comes from the exons atgaagagcaGGGATACACTAACTTATCTCCTGATCATAATTTACTCAATTGCTGCCGTCTCCGCTGATTCGATCCATGGTTGTGGCGGATTCGTCGAG GCGAGTTCATCCTTGATAAAATCGAGGAAAGCAACGGATGCAAGATTGGATTATTCTCATGTTACT gTTGAACTGCGTACATTGGATGGACTGGTGAAGGAGAGTACCCAGTGTGCTCCCAATGGTTATTACTTTATTCCAGTATATGACAAG GGTTCTTTTGTGATTAAAGTCAACGGACCGGAAGGATGGTCATGGAACCCAGATAAG GTGGCAGTCACTGTTGATGATACTGGTTGCAACGGTAACGAAGACATTAATTTTCGATTCACTGG gtTTACCCTATTGGGTAGAGTTGTGGGAGCCATTGGTGGAGAGAGCTGTCTTGATAAAGGTGGAGGTCCTTCAAATGTGAATGTTGAACTTCTGTCTCATAGTGGTGATCTCATATCATCGGTCATAACATCATCGGAAGGGAGTTACTTGTTCAAAAACATCATTCCAG GAAAATACAAATTACGTGCTTCACATCCAAATTTAAGTGTTGAAGTCAGAGGTTCCACGGAG gTGGAATTAGGGTTTGAAAATGGTGAAGTTGACGATATTTTCTTTGCCCCTGGGTATGAAATCCGTGGGCTCGTTGTTGCTCAG GGAAATCCAATATTGGGAGTGCACATATATTTGTATTCAGATGATGTTGGTAACGTAGACTGTCCACAAGGTTCTGGTAATGCCCTGGGAGAAAGAAAAGCTCTCTGTCATGCTGTATCGGATGCTGATGGAAAGTTCATGTTTAAATCAGTGCCTTGCG GACAATATGAACTTGTACCTCACTACAAGGGCGAGAATACAGTATTTGATGTTTCCCCTTCTCTCGTGTCAATGTCTGTTAGGCATCAACATGTGACAGTTCCTGAAAAGTTCCAG GTCACAGGATTTTCTGTTGGGGGTCGTGTAGTTGATGAAAATGACATGGGAGTGGAAGGTGTCAAAATATTAGTTGATGGTCATGAGAGGTCTATTACGGACAGGGATGGCTATTATAAGCTTGATCAG GTCACATCAAATCGCTATACAATAGAGGCAGTGAAGGTTCACTACAAGTTCAACAAACTGAAGGAGTATATG GTTTTGCCAAATATGGCTTCAATTGCTGATATAAAAGCCATTTCTTATGACATTTGTGGGGTAGTTCGGACGGTTGGTTCAGGCAACAAGGTTAAG GTAGCATTGACTCATGGACCGGATAAAGTCAAGCCTCAAGTGAAACAGACAGATAATAATGGAAACTTCTGCTTTGAG GTTCCACCAGGTGAATACCGCTTATCTGCAATGGCTGCTACACCTGAGAGCTCTTCGGGAATTCTATTTTTACCACCTTATGCAGATGTAGTAGTCAAGAGTCCATTGTTAAACATTGAATTTTCTCAG GCACTGGTCAATGTGCTTGGTAATGTAGCTTGCAAGGAGAGATGTGGTCCACTTGTGACCGTTACCCTAATGAGATTGGGTCAAAAACATTATGATGGGACAGAGAAAAAGACTGTTAGTTTGACTGATGATAGTGATCAGTTTCTCTTTCGTGATGTTCTCCCTGGAAAATACAGGCTCGAG GTCAAACGCACTTCCCGAGAAGCTTCGTCCATGGAAGATAATTGGTGCTGGGAGCAGAGCTTCATTGGTGTGGATGTTGGCACTAATGATGTTAAAGGTGTTGAATTCGTTCAGAAGGGTTATTGGTTAAATGTTATATCCACTCACGACGTAGATGCTTACATGACTCAACAAGATGGCTCACATGTTCCTTTGAAAGTGAAG AAAGGTTCACAGCATATATGTGTCGAATCTCCTGGGGTTCATAACCTTCACTTTGTTAATCCATGCGTCTTCTTTGGGAGTCCGGTACTGAAGATGGACACATCAAACCCATCG CCTATTTATCTCAAAGGGGAGAAATATCAACTCAGAGGACATATCAATGTTCAGTCTAGGTCACCTATTGGTGTACATGAATTACCTGAAAATATCATTGTGGACATTCTCAATGGTGATGGCAGTATTAGTAATAGAACAACGGCCACACTTACATCCCCTGCAAATGATCAAACAAGCTATGCTGTTTACGGATTTTCTTTGTGGGCTAACCTTGGAGACCAACTCACTTTTGTTCCTAGGGACCCAAG GGgtaatgaagaaaagaaaatcttgtTTTATCCTAGACAACGTCAG GTCTCTGTGACAAATGATGGTTGCCAAGCTTTAATCCCCGCTTTCTCTGGTCGACTAGGGCTGTACACTGAGGGATCAGTTTCTCCCCCACTTTCTGGTGTTAATATAAGGATTATTGCTGCAGAAGACAGCCAAATTGCTTCATTGAAGAAAGGTCATTTAGCACTTGAAACTTCTACTGGGGCAGATGGTTCCTTTATTGGGGGTCCTCTTTATGACGATATAACCTACAACGTTGAGGCTTCAAAG CCTGGCTATTATCTGAGACAAGTAGGTCCAAATTCTTTCTCTTGTCAGAAGCTTAGCCAAATATCTGTACGCATATATTCTAAAGATGATGCTGGAGAACCTATTCCTTCCGTGCTATTATCACTGAGTGGTGATGATGGTTATAGGAATAACTCAGTATCTTGGGCTGGCGGAAGTTTTCACTTTGATAACCTATTTCCTGGGAATTTCTACCTGCGTCCTCTACTCAAG GAGTATGCTTTTTCACCTCCGGCACAGGCAATAGAACTTGGTTCTGGGGAGTCTAGAGAAGTGATTTTCCAAGCAACCCGTGTTGCTTACAG TGCTACAGGTACAATAACCCTGTTGTCTGGCCAGCCAAAAGATGGCGTGTCAGTCGAAGCACGTTCAGAGTCAAAAGGCTACTATGAGGAGACAGTGACGGATACATCTGGAAGTTATCGTCTCAGAGGATTGCATCCTGACACAACTTACGTAATCAAAGTAGTCAAAAAGGATGGCTTTGGTAGTACTAAAATTGAGCGTGCATCTCCTGAATCTGTTACTGTGAAG GTTGGATCTGGTGATATCAAGGGATTGGACTTTTTGGTCTTTGAACAGCCAGAGAAGACTATTTTAAGTGGCCACGTTGAAGGAAATAGAATCAAAGAACTAAATTCACATCTCCTGGTGGAAATCAAGTCAGCTAGTGACACGTCTAAGGTGGAGTCTGTTATTTCGCTACCAATGTCCAACTTCTTCCAGGTGAAGGACTTACCCAAGGGTAAGCATCTTCTGCAGCTGAGATCTAGTCTCCCATCAAGCACCCATAGATTTGAATCGGAGATTATTGAAGTTGATCTAGAGAAAAATGCACAAATTCATGTGGGTCCACTCAGATACAGTGTTGAAGAGAATCATCACAAACAG GACTTAACTCCTGCACCAGTATTTCCCCTTATTGTTGGAGTATCAGTGATTGGTCTTTTTATCAGTATGCCAAGGTAA